The Coregonus clupeaformis isolate EN_2021a chromosome 6, ASM2061545v1, whole genome shotgun sequence genome has a segment encoding these proteins:
- the schip1 gene encoding schwannomin-interacting protein 1 isoform X5, which translates to MDCAGMDDVICQASALYLTDDYKLKEAQKNERESIRQKLALGSFFDDGPGIYTSCSKSGKPSLSSRLQSGMNLQICFVNDSGSDKDSDADDSKTETSLDTPLSPMSKQSSSYSDRDTTEEDSESLEDMDFLSRKKKLQAEAKLALAMAKPMAKMQVEVEKQNRKKSPVADLLPHMPHISECLMKRSLKPTDLRDMTLGQLQVIVNDLHSQIESLNEELVQLLLIRDELHMEQDAMLVDIEDLTRHAESQQKHMAEKTPSK; encoded by the exons ATGGACTGTGCTGGAATGGATGATGTCATCTGTCAAGCCTCTGCCCTTTACCTCACTGATGACTACAAACTCAAAGAG GCCCAAAAGAATGAGAGGGAGTCCATCCGGCAGAAGCTGGCCCTGGGTAGTTTCTTTGACGATGGGCCGGGTATCTATACCAGCTGCAGCAAGAGTGGCAAGCCCAGTCTGTCCTCACG gctgCAGAGTGGGATGAACCTGCAGATCTGTTTTGTCAACGACAGCGGCAGCGACAAGGACAGCGATGCAGACGACAGCAAGACAGAGACCAGTCTGGACACACCGCTGTCCCCCATG TCGAAGCAGAGTTCGTCCTACTCTGACCGGGACACTACGGAGGAAGACAGTGAGTCTCTGGAGGACATGGACTTCCTGAGCAGAAAGAAGAAGTTGCAGGCCGAGGCTAAGCTAGCCCTGGCGATGGCCAAACCCATGGCCAAGATGCAGGTGGAGGTGGAAAAACAGAACCGCAAGAAGTCCCCCGTGGCAGACCTG cTGCCCCACATGCCCCACATCAGTGAGTGTCTGATGAAGAGGAGCCTGAAGCCTACAGACCTGAGAGACATGACCCTGGGACAACTACAGGTCATAGTCAATGACCTGCACTCCCAGATAGAGA GTCTGAATGAGGAGCTGGTGCAGCTGCTGCTGATCCGTGATGAACTGCACATGGAGCAGGATGCCATGCTGGTGGACATAGAGGACCTGACCAG GCATGCTGAGAGCCAGCAGAAACACATGGCTGAGAAGACCCCATCCAAATGA
- the schip1 gene encoding schwannomin-interacting protein 1 isoform X6, translated as MVHQENCSHQAQKNERESIRQKLALGSFFDDGPGIYTSCSKSGKPSLSSRLQSGMNLQICFVNDSGSDKDSDADDSKTETSLDTPLSPMSKQSSSYSDRDTTEEDSESLEDMDFLSRKKKLQAEAKLALAMAKPMAKMQVEVEKQNRKKSPVADLLPHMPHISECLMKRSLKPTDLRDMTLGQLQVIVNDLHSQIESLNEELVQLLLIRDELHMEQDAMLVDIEDLTRHAESQQKHMAEKTPSK; from the exons ATGGTTCACCAGGAAAACTGTTCTCACCAG GCCCAAAAGAATGAGAGGGAGTCCATCCGGCAGAAGCTGGCCCTGGGTAGTTTCTTTGACGATGGGCCGGGTATCTATACCAGCTGCAGCAAGAGTGGCAAGCCCAGTCTGTCCTCACG gctgCAGAGTGGGATGAACCTGCAGATCTGTTTTGTCAACGACAGCGGCAGCGACAAGGACAGCGATGCAGACGACAGCAAGACAGAGACCAGTCTGGACACACCGCTGTCCCCCATG TCGAAGCAGAGTTCGTCCTACTCTGACCGGGACACTACGGAGGAAGACAGTGAGTCTCTGGAGGACATGGACTTCCTGAGCAGAAAGAAGAAGTTGCAGGCCGAGGCTAAGCTAGCCCTGGCGATGGCCAAACCCATGGCCAAGATGCAGGTGGAGGTGGAAAAACAGAACCGCAAGAAGTCCCCCGTGGCAGACCTG cTGCCCCACATGCCCCACATCAGTGAGTGTCTGATGAAGAGGAGCCTGAAGCCTACAGACCTGAGAGACATGACCCTGGGACAACTACAGGTCATAGTCAATGACCTGCACTCCCAGATAGAGA GTCTGAATGAGGAGCTGGTGCAGCTGCTGCTGATCCGTGATGAACTGCACATGGAGCAGGATGCCATGCTGGTGGACATAGAGGACCTGACCAG GCATGCTGAGAGCCAGCAGAAACACATGGCTGAGAAGACCCCATCCAAATGA